Within the Staphylococcus argenteus genome, the region CGTATTTTTACATAAAATAACTTTTTACAACTAAATAATCAAAAAATATCGCAGACGTGATATAATAAATTGATAATATGAAATGAATTTAAAACGAAAATATAAAAATATAGATTGAGTACAAAGTGATTTGAAATAAGGTAGTGAAAGGAAATGACTAGATTATCATTAAAACCATTTAAAAATAAACGTGTAATAGTAAGTGGACGTATTCAGCGAGTGGTATATAAAAATTATTTAGATCGGCATAGTACATTTAAACCAAATGTACGAATATTATTAAAAGATGTGGTCATCGCAGGGGTTTATATAGATCATATATGGTTATACGAAACAAATAAATATTACGCATTGGCAATGGAACTCATTTATCGTCGTGTGAAATTTAGCGCTCATGTTGTGCCGTATTATAAGATTAATAAAAGTAATAATCTTTTTGTACAAGATTATGGAATTAAACGTAAAAGTAAATTGATATCTGAAGAGAAATACAATCAAAATAATCAAGGACAGGGTTCGATTTACGAAAAATTACCAAATATAGATTTTAAGCTTGAAGATTTCTTTAGTAAAGAAAATTAAAAATAAAAAATAGCAAAACACCACTAAAGGTATTTGATTATAAATCAATTACACATTAGTGGTGCTTTATTATTATATATTGATTTGTCATGTCGAAATCCTCAAGTATTTTCTAATTTGAAATTTAGCATTTTAAATTGAATGTAGAAAGTGAATAGACAATTGTTGTTATGCGATTCTAATTCAAGATTATGATAAAATAGCTTTAATTAAGAATTTTAGCCATCATGTAGTCATCATAATATTTACCGTCGATAAATAATTTATCTTTCAAAACACCCTCAATTTGAAAATCAGCACTTTTAAAAAGTTCAAGTGCAGGCTGATTATTGAGTGGTACATTTGCTTCAATGCGATGTATTTGATTGTTTAAGCACCATGCCATAATAGCATCTAAAAGCGCTTGACCAATACCGCGATGTTGGTAAAGTTTTTTAACACCTAAATCGATTTTAGCAACATGTTTAATTCGTTTGAAATGCATCGTGTTAACAAATGCAAAGCCAACAAGTTGTTCATCACTCTCAGCTACAAATATGACTTTATGCGGAGAAGTAATATATTCTTCTAATTGTTTACTAGCTGACGTGACACTAGGGTCATATTCTCCAGGTGTATAAAACATATATGGAGA harbors:
- a CDS encoding GNAT family N-acetyltransferase, which translates into the protein MAHIIRRVSIKDVENFISMLSKIYDESPYMFYTPGEYDPSVTSASKQLEEYITSPHKVIFVAESDEQLVGFAFVNTMHFKRIKHVAKIDLGVKKLYQHRGIGQALLDAIMAWCLNNQIHRIEANVPLNNQPALELFKSADFQIEGVLKDKLFIDGKYYDDYMMAKILN